The following proteins are co-located in the Mesotoga sp. BH458_6_3_2_1 genome:
- a CDS encoding SdrD B-like domain-containing protein, whose amino-acid sequence MGEKRIVSSILFIAVILSLGLALTNYVDPTGYPAFWPDNPSPALASFEFSTTADLLDYYPTGAWSVSGGLLSITSNGQSRAILNGSEAWTDYSLKVLARVVGAEDSSYKVFARTTGGASGFDGYAFEIDTNYSNRFAIKRIVNGIESATLITSVTSTGFDWNQWQEISVTVIGNEFSMHINGIEVLRYTDTEDPYLSGNVGLGCDGTIQLEFDYVRVYNASVDLREWIPYTYSGDQVYDESGSADGSSGGSVNPSQVDIVSTPSLPSVMVYFDSGVMMFRIVLGGNPLSLSGRGTPYTSSTWVILIDVDGDGYRDFAVELDGTDSGNAPDDIRIFYGEINDQYLYDGDMLWKQDSARHRYNPTDSDGEPEKPANWDVDPSPSVWDFSRTRVTEYSDPIAGTVYILDIQVPLSALDATAVGGPKLTTSSVFQLAFTTSANTNNPVQKDLAYQGIFNMDTNSPVLFGDPINTSGQISQIPLTSKITVTGCGPSLVEALVQDASILVDGQVRSSVTGVEFFYYFDFNENGLADDGFDWISIGNATSVDGFNPWRFSWDTSQIPRGNYIVKAVVVDYQGNTMDSYLQYTDGDLRQIAHFENVCSSLSLSISGTVFEDSQADGYPFSAGTDLPEEGVRVRLYREIDGNGILSAGDSFLGETTTDSSGLYTFGFLPPYRYYVVVNSRDVSPSRINSGFAEDVVWAEQTYKREFFDGVYLDSQAFGGIDPEASDNFSISSTAVDDSNFEHRSIVDITGATETVYGIDHGFSFNVVVNNGDSGVNDPGTDGNQGSLRQFVLNSNAIAGENAVRFVLMTPQNSFSGENSWWTFKPLSALPEIVDTNTIIDGTVFSIAGETIDTNLSTFGGGVAGTDGIAVPAVAGTEVEIDCNDLAYCFKTLVTASGFVLREVSFFNGGGVLGDQSAPVIIAGPDTDLSGLVIGSRADGARPLDDFLNKRFGIVFGGNGNLSNSYIAHNGSGLLLTGSSIIVTNIHTYDNAIGPSGTDGNGITVLSPANQITIRNSLVDLNGGSHSGVSHGNGIYTSGDSSTAIENLTVSNSSSCGVSLNLSAGAEVYRTVIHGSLSGPGIRVRNDSSEGHFIENSYYENRGLAIDLLRDPSTSVIEGVNENDGLLNSGFGNDGIDHPVITGASYSGSLLTIEGYVGDGTGSPIFSGATVEIYSALAGEGDTHLAASYGEGLKYIGSVLVDTNGGFSGTIDTGSQETVITGITILGNSTSEFGPNKQIGEGLTIEGFVFEDFNNNRVLDPGESGIAGVTIALWKYESGSWSLSDYTGTASDGSYEFSVTQGSYRVVEDAQNLYYSSTVGSDPYGFISTTPNWIEIIVDSMNGSASFGDYEGFIVNGFVFDDSGDGLLENANNAVKNQGESGIAGAKIVLTNGLDSYTRYTDENGYFKFFVSGSPSYPITITEHDPASCTSTGDFDSDGSDPYEERNRISIGSGIDSDLDYNFADVRRLLLSGINSSSGRPNSVVFFDHFLTVSTPGSVYLEAISAQDFETTIYEADQFGGIIEEWNQSVIRNPGMYYIRIGVIIPLDVDNGTVDSIILRALQSWANSSGTDSAATSDTLTVGFDGLVISKETRNFTFDSPWSLFSEGKPGDTIEYRISFSNNGSAPINSLKVTDPLDRNLLLLQNGYTVGELHGNVLLCIGEDDHLLFAEAGEDANFDYAFLNDGVLFIEVSRIVGALQPGSSGCVLFKVRINE is encoded by the coding sequence ATGGGTGAAAAGAGGATAGTCTCGTCAATATTGTTCATTGCTGTGATCCTTTCACTGGGTCTAGCTTTGACAAACTACGTAGATCCGACGGGATATCCGGCATTTTGGCCGGATAATCCAAGCCCCGCACTGGCATCCTTCGAATTTTCCACAACAGCCGATTTGCTTGACTATTACCCCACAGGAGCCTGGAGTGTGTCCGGTGGTCTGCTGAGTATTACCAGTAATGGACAGAGTCGCGCCATTCTTAATGGTAGTGAAGCCTGGACTGACTACTCTTTGAAGGTTCTTGCAAGGGTGGTCGGAGCGGAAGATTCCAGCTATAAGGTATTTGCTCGCACAACAGGAGGAGCCAGCGGTTTCGACGGATACGCGTTTGAAATAGACACGAACTATTCAAATCGATTCGCCATAAAGAGAATTGTAAATGGAATAGAGTCGGCAACCCTAATTACATCGGTAACCTCGACAGGTTTCGACTGGAATCAGTGGCAGGAAATCTCGGTAACCGTTATCGGAAATGAATTCAGCATGCATATCAACGGTATAGAGGTTCTCAGATACACCGACACGGAAGATCCCTATTTAAGCGGAAATGTAGGCCTAGGTTGTGATGGAACTATTCAATTAGAGTTCGACTACGTAAGAGTCTACAACGCTAGCGTTGATCTAAGAGAATGGATTCCATACACCTACTCAGGAGATCAGGTTTATGATGAATCAGGTAGTGCGGATGGTTCCAGCGGCGGATCTGTAAACCCTTCACAAGTAGATATCGTCAGCACGCCCTCTCTCCCCTCTGTAATGGTCTACTTCGACTCCGGAGTAATGATGTTCAGAATAGTACTGGGCGGAAATCCTCTTTCATTATCCGGGAGGGGCACTCCATATACATCTTCAACCTGGGTGATTCTTATTGACGTTGACGGAGACGGATACAGAGACTTTGCGGTCGAACTCGACGGAACGGATTCAGGAAACGCTCCTGACGATATAAGGATCTTCTACGGAGAAATCAACGACCAGTATCTTTATGACGGTGATATGCTTTGGAAGCAGGACAGCGCAAGGCACAGATACAATCCTACGGACAGCGACGGCGAGCCCGAAAAACCTGCGAACTGGGATGTAGATCCATCACCTTCTGTGTGGGATTTTTCGAGGACCAGGGTTACGGAATACAGTGATCCAATAGCCGGCACGGTTTACATTCTAGATATTCAGGTTCCTCTTTCGGCGCTTGACGCAACTGCAGTAGGCGGGCCGAAGCTCACAACCAGCTCAGTCTTCCAGCTTGCTTTCACCACAAGCGCCAATACAAACAACCCCGTTCAAAAGGACCTGGCTTATCAGGGAATTTTCAACATGGACACAAATAGCCCCGTTCTCTTTGGCGACCCTATAAACACTTCCGGGCAGATAAGTCAGATCCCTCTGACATCGAAGATTACGGTAACGGGATGCGGACCTTCTCTAGTCGAGGCCTTGGTACAGGATGCCAGTATTCTGGTCGATGGCCAGGTACGATCATCTGTTACGGGCGTGGAGTTCTTCTATTACTTCGATTTCAACGAAAACGGACTTGCGGATGACGGATTTGACTGGATATCAATTGGCAACGCTACTTCCGTTGACGGATTCAATCCTTGGAGATTTAGCTGGGACACTTCACAGATTCCCAGGGGGAATTACATAGTTAAAGCCGTGGTTGTCGATTATCAGGGGAACACAATGGACTCGTATCTTCAGTACACTGACGGTGATCTGAGGCAGATAGCTCACTTCGAAAATGTTTGCAGCAGCCTGAGCCTTTCGATTTCAGGGACTGTCTTTGAGGATTCACAGGCCGACGGCTACCCATTCTCCGCTGGCACCGATCTACCAGAAGAAGGGGTTCGCGTAAGACTGTACAGAGAAATCGACGGCAATGGCATTCTTAGCGCTGGCGATTCTTTTCTTGGAGAAACTACCACCGATAGCAGCGGACTGTACACATTCGGTTTTCTGCCTCCTTACAGATACTACGTTGTAGTTAACTCGAGGGATGTCTCTCCTTCGAGAATAAACTCTGGCTTCGCTGAAGATGTCGTCTGGGCCGAACAGACCTACAAGCGTGAGTTTTTCGACGGTGTCTATCTCGATTCGCAGGCCTTCGGCGGTATAGATCCAGAGGCATCTGATAATTTTTCGATTAGCTCCACGGCTGTTGATGACAGCAACTTTGAGCATCGGTCCATTGTAGATATTACGGGAGCGACTGAAACTGTGTATGGAATCGACCACGGCTTTTCCTTCAACGTTGTCGTGAACAACGGGGATTCCGGAGTGAATGATCCAGGAACAGATGGAAACCAGGGAAGCCTCAGGCAGTTTGTGCTGAATTCTAACGCGATTGCAGGAGAAAACGCGGTAAGGTTCGTATTGATGACCCCGCAAAACTCCTTCTCAGGTGAGAATTCTTGGTGGACATTCAAACCGCTTTCCGCTCTTCCGGAGATTGTTGACACCAATACTATTATAGATGGCACTGTGTTCAGTATTGCTGGTGAAACCATTGATACTAACCTATCCACATTTGGAGGTGGAGTGGCTGGAACAGACGGTATCGCTGTACCGGCAGTTGCAGGCACGGAAGTTGAAATCGACTGCAACGACTTGGCTTATTGCTTCAAGACGTTGGTGACAGCTTCCGGTTTCGTGCTTAGAGAGGTCTCTTTCTTCAACGGTGGAGGCGTTCTTGGAGACCAATCGGCTCCAGTAATTATCGCAGGTCCTGACACGGATCTGAGTGGACTCGTGATTGGTTCAAGAGCAGACGGGGCGAGACCTCTGGATGATTTCCTGAACAAGCGGTTTGGCATTGTATTTGGAGGCAACGGGAATCTCTCGAATTCGTACATCGCACACAATGGGTCGGGTCTCCTGTTGACAGGCAGCTCCATAATTGTCACAAACATTCATACATATGACAACGCGATAGGTCCCTCCGGTACTGACGGAAATGGCATAACGGTTCTGTCGCCAGCGAATCAGATAACAATAAGAAACTCGCTTGTAGATCTGAACGGAGGGAGTCACTCCGGCGTTTCACACGGAAATGGTATATATACATCGGGTGATTCTTCAACTGCGATAGAGAATCTCACTGTAAGCAACTCATCGTCTTGCGGAGTATCGCTTAATCTCTCGGCCGGTGCAGAAGTTTATCGGACCGTAATCCACGGCTCTCTTTCAGGCCCCGGTATAAGGGTAAGAAACGACTCCTCAGAGGGCCATTTCATTGAGAACTCTTATTACGAAAACAGAGGTCTTGCGATAGATCTTCTTAGGGATCCTTCGACTTCAGTTATTGAAGGAGTTAACGAGAATGATGGTCTTCTCAATTCGGGCTTCGGAAATGATGGTATCGATCACCCTGTAATTACAGGCGCAAGCTACTCCGGTAGTTTACTTACCATAGAAGGATACGTTGGAGACGGTACCGGGAGTCCGATTTTCTCCGGAGCTACAGTAGAAATCTACAGCGCCCTGGCCGGTGAGGGAGATACCCACCTCGCAGCATCTTACGGCGAAGGGCTAAAATACATTGGTTCAGTCCTGGTAGATACAAACGGAGGTTTTAGCGGCACAATTGACACCGGTTCACAGGAGACTGTGATTACCGGAATCACGATACTTGGAAACTCTACTTCGGAATTCGGTCCTAACAAGCAGATTGGTGAGGGTCTCACGATAGAAGGTTTTGTTTTTGAAGATTTCAACAACAACAGGGTTTTGGACCCGGGCGAATCGGGAATAGCCGGCGTAACAATCGCACTGTGGAAATACGAATCCGGTTCATGGTCGTTGAGTGATTATACAGGAACTGCATCGGACGGCTCCTATGAGTTCTCCGTAACTCAAGGATCATACAGAGTCGTTGAAGATGCGCAGAATCTCTATTACTCTTCTACGGTAGGCTCCGATCCCTATGGATTTATCTCGACAACTCCGAACTGGATCGAGATAATTGTTGATAGTATGAATGGATCGGCGAGTTTTGGAGATTATGAGGGGTTCATCGTGAATGGATTCGTTTTCGATGATTCGGGAGATGGCCTTCTTGAGAACGCAAACAACGCAGTCAAGAATCAGGGTGAATCAGGGATCGCAGGAGCTAAAATAGTCCTGACAAACGGCCTTGATTCCTACACAAGATACACCGATGAGAATGGCTATTTCAAATTCTTCGTCTCAGGCAGTCCATCTTATCCCATAACGATCACAGAACACGATCCTGCTTCCTGCACATCGACGGGTGACTTTGATAGCGACGGTTCTGATCCTTACGAGGAGCGAAACAGAATTTCGATTGGCTCGGGAATAGACTCAGATTTAGATTACAACTTTGCCGATGTGAGAAGACTCCTTCTGTCAGGGATCAATAGTTCTTCGGGAAGACCAAACTCAGTTGTTTTTTTCGATCACTTTTTAACTGTCTCCACTCCGGGTAGTGTATATCTTGAAGCTATCTCGGCTCAGGATTTCGAAACAACTATCTACGAAGCAGATCAGTTCGGAGGGATTATTGAAGAGTGGAATCAATCTGTAATCAGAAATCCTGGAATGTATTACATAAGAATTGGCGTGATTATACCCTTGGACGTGGACAACGGAACTGTTGACAGCATTATTCTGAGAGCTCTGCAGAGCTGGGCAAACTCTTCCGGTACGGACAGTGCTGCAACATCCGATACGTTGACCGTCGGTTTTGATGGACTTGTTATATCCAAGGAGACAAGGAATTTCACCTTCGACTCACCATGGTCGTTATTCTCTGAAGGAAAGCCGGGCGATACCATCGAATACAGGATCTCCTTCTCAAATAATGGGAGCGCTCCGATTAACTCACTGAAGGTAACCGATCCTCTCGACAGAAATCTTCTTCTCTTGCAGAACGGATACACGGTCGGCGAGCTTCATGGAAACGTTCTGCTCTGCATCGGAGAAGACGATCATCTCCTGTTTGCGGAAGCGGGAGAAGATGCGAATTTCGACTACGCTTTTCTTAATGATGGCGTTCTTTTTATAGAAGTTAGTAGAATAGTTGGGGCACTTCAACCTGGCAGTTCAGGATGCGTTTTGTTCAAGGTCAGGATTAATGAATAA
- a CDS encoding C1 family peptidase, protein MKKYILFVLSLSLIFLLLGCPAVNKSPEVVKLDGASGKVTTDSCTFLWSGSDADGSIIRYEFRKDFADWESNGNETGYTWSEYSEGEHTFEVRAQDNEGAYSEIIVWTFNYDPPNVPPAVTKTGGLEGETEESSNAFSWNGNDPDGEIVRYEIRKDSGEWIDTELSTEYTWNGYSEGEHTFEVRALDNEGAYSEIIVWTFNYDPPNVPPAVTKTGGLEGETEESSNTFSWTGNDPDGEIVRYEIRKDSGEWVDAELSTEYTWNGYSEGEHTFEVRAQDDEGAYSEIIVWTFNYDPPNVPPAVTKTGGLEGETEESSNTFSWTGNDPDGEIVRYEIRKDSGEWVDAELSTEYTWNGYSEGEHTFEVRAQDNEGAYSEIIVWSFYYDPPNVPPAVTKTGGLEGETENATNAFSWSGSDPDGTIVEYEYRKDAGVWTNIGMENEYVWSGYSIGNHSFEVRARDDEGSYSPTLVWNFEYVLHNNAPTVTKTGGIEGDTTRYLNTFTWTGSDSDGSIERYEYRKDRGDWISVGTDLSYTWRGYSEGNHVFEVRALDDGGTYSQIVIWSFTYSYANQPPVITKTGGLEGDIFVSSNSFSWTGSDSDGTIAKYEYSKDNGDWIDFGLGTNYTWSGYSEGSHSFRVRGRDDRGAYSEEALWSFTYSIPPQEMGAFKVVNSWGVGGWENVPDGFLYITYEAMKENQVRCFTIDPRDDYEPRAIAVFEISHGIRDDCEITVGVGNPSSPKREKRFDDYSYRGGQYPFPDNKMVLDITELLPFDDDTLFLKVFDSFRNFTTGTIEFFSVEVFDSYQSGTPVAIYTSTETPKNTVNNSFVNVQIYNVVAAQGSSYYLSSIRQGLSTEMLELLKADLGVLEEGGNYNEIIDGHGTGLRPPSEDDWDEIARTWHLMDDFSAQGSLPSTVDHSVSNYFPPVGDQGSEGSCVAFSNGYYTSTFYEARDRGWDLSGASWTNGGEPTPSYQNRIFSPDFIYHQINDGEDGGSSYLDAQKLLSRVGVSSWERMPYDTSDHTSWPSESAWREAPRYRNSLNVISYLTVRTDQDILTIKSYLAAGYLVSVSVDANQYKNLTEKDVWNTSTYIYPDTNHANTIVGYDDNFNGSL, encoded by the coding sequence TTGAAGAAGTATATCCTTTTCGTTCTGTCTTTGTCTTTGATTTTCCTGCTGCTCGGTTGTCCAGCAGTGAACAAATCGCCCGAAGTTGTGAAGCTCGATGGAGCTAGCGGCAAAGTAACTACGGACAGCTGTACATTCTTATGGTCGGGAAGTGACGCCGACGGTTCAATCATAAGATATGAGTTTAGAAAAGACTTCGCTGACTGGGAGAGCAACGGAAACGAAACCGGTTATACATGGAGCGAATACTCCGAAGGCGAGCATACATTTGAAGTAAGGGCTCAGGACAATGAAGGGGCCTATTCGGAGATAATCGTCTGGACCTTCAATTACGATCCTCCAAATGTGCCACCAGCAGTGACAAAGACCGGTGGCCTTGAAGGAGAAACGGAAGAGTCAAGCAATGCTTTCTCGTGGAACGGAAACGATCCAGATGGTGAAATAGTGCGATACGAAATTAGAAAAGACTCTGGAGAGTGGATCGATACGGAGCTTTCAACTGAATACACATGGAACGGTTATTCCGAAGGTGAGCATACATTTGAAGTCAGGGCGCTCGACAATGAAGGAGCCTATTCGGAAATAATTGTCTGGACCTTCAATTACGACCCTCCCAACGTGCCACCAGCAGTGACAAAGACCGGTGGCCTTGAAGGAGAGACTGAAGAGTCAAGTAATACATTCTCGTGGACTGGAAACGATCCAGATGGTGAGATAGTACGATACGAAATTAGAAAAGACTCTGGAGAGTGGGTCGATGCAGAGCTTTCAACTGAATACACATGGAACGGTTATTCCGAAGGCGAGCATACATTTGAAGTAAGGGCTCAGGACGATGAAGGGGCCTATTCGGAAATAATTGTCTGGACCTTCAATTACGACCCTCCCAACGTGCCACCAGCAGTGACAAAGACCGGTGGCCTTGAAGGAGAGACTGAAGAGTCGAGTAATACCTTCTCTTGGACCGGAAACGACCCAGATGGTGAAATAGTGCGATACGAAATTAGAAAAGACTCTGGAGAGTGGGTCGATGCAGAGCTTTCAACTGAATACACATGGAACGGTTATTCCGAAGGAGAACACACTTTCGAAGTAAGGGCTCAGGACAATGAAGGGGCCTATTCGGAAATCATAGTTTGGAGCTTCTATTACGACCCTCCTAATGTACCGCCAGCAGTTACAAAGACCGGTGGTCTTGAAGGAGAGACGGAGAACGCCACAAACGCCTTTTCCTGGTCGGGCAGTGATCCCGATGGCACAATAGTTGAATACGAATACAGAAAAGACGCAGGGGTCTGGACTAACATCGGAATGGAAAACGAATACGTCTGGAGCGGCTACTCTATCGGGAATCACTCTTTTGAGGTTAGGGCTAGAGACGATGAAGGATCATATTCTCCAACTCTTGTCTGGAATTTCGAATATGTACTGCACAATAATGCTCCTACAGTTACAAAGACCGGTGGAATTGAAGGCGATACTACCAGGTACCTCAATACATTCACCTGGACCGGAAGCGATTCCGATGGATCGATTGAACGGTATGAATACAGAAAGGACCGCGGTGACTGGATAAGTGTAGGTACTGACTTGAGTTATACGTGGAGGGGATACTCAGAAGGAAATCATGTCTTCGAGGTTCGCGCTCTGGATGATGGAGGCACGTATTCGCAGATAGTTATCTGGTCATTCACTTACAGCTATGCGAATCAGCCCCCGGTAATTACAAAGACTGGCGGTCTTGAAGGCGATATATTCGTGTCAAGCAACTCGTTTTCATGGACAGGCAGCGACTCAGATGGCACGATAGCGAAGTATGAATACAGCAAAGACAACGGTGATTGGATCGATTTTGGACTCGGGACGAACTATACGTGGAGTGGTTACTCAGAGGGAAGCCACTCATTCAGAGTCAGGGGACGGGACGACAGGGGCGCGTATTCCGAAGAGGCTCTCTGGAGTTTTACATACAGTATTCCTCCGCAGGAGATGGGGGCTTTCAAGGTCGTGAATTCGTGGGGAGTCGGTGGTTGGGAGAACGTTCCGGACGGATTTCTGTACATCACGTACGAAGCGATGAAGGAGAACCAGGTTCGCTGTTTCACTATAGATCCAAGAGACGACTACGAACCGAGAGCAATAGCTGTATTCGAGATCTCGCATGGAATAAGAGATGATTGCGAGATAACGGTTGGGGTCGGCAACCCTTCGTCCCCCAAAAGAGAGAAGAGATTCGATGACTATAGCTATCGGGGAGGGCAATATCCTTTCCCGGACAACAAGATGGTGCTGGATATCACCGAGCTCCTTCCATTTGATGACGACACGTTGTTCCTGAAGGTATTTGATTCCTTCAGAAACTTCACTACGGGAACTATCGAGTTCTTTTCGGTGGAAGTATTCGACAGTTATCAATCTGGAACTCCCGTCGCGATATACACTTCGACCGAGACACCAAAGAACACCGTAAACAACTCATTCGTGAACGTGCAGATTTATAATGTTGTTGCAGCACAGGGCTCTTCATACTACCTTTCAAGCATAAGGCAGGGATTATCAACGGAAATGCTCGAACTTCTTAAAGCAGACCTAGGGGTCCTCGAAGAAGGAGGAAACTACAATGAGATCATTGACGGACACGGTACTGGTCTGCGTCCTCCTTCTGAAGACGATTGGGATGAAATCGCCAGGACCTGGCATTTGATGGACGACTTCTCAGCCCAGGGAAGCTTACCATCAACTGTAGATCATTCCGTTTCGAATTACTTTCCTCCCGTAGGAGATCAGGGCAGCGAGGGCTCGTGCGTAGCCTTTTCAAATGGGTACTATACTTCCACTTTCTATGAGGCCAGGGACAGAGGCTGGGACCTCAGCGGTGCAAGTTGGACAAATGGCGGTGAACCTACTCCTTCGTATCAGAACAGGATATTCAGTCCTGATTTTATATATCATCAGATAAATGATGGGGAAGATGGCGGGTCATCTTACCTGGATGCCCAGAAACTTTTGTCGAGAGTGGGAGTGAGCAGCTGGGAGAGGATGCCTTACGATACGAGCGATCACACTTCATGGCCTTCCGAATCTGCATGGAGAGAAGCGCCTAGATACAGGAACAGCCTGAATGTGATTAGTTACTTGACGGTAAGGACCGATCAGGACATACTGACTATCAAGTCCTATCTCGCCGCGGGTTATCTGGTATCTGTTTCAGTAGACGCTAATCAGTACAAGAACCTTACAGAGAAAGATGTCTGGAACACATCAACATACATTTATCCCGATACTAATCACGCAAACACAATAGTTGGTTACGACGACAATTTCAACGGCTCTCTTTGA
- a CDS encoding pirin family protein: protein MSRIRKISKIVTGRAAVDGAGVKLVRVLGHRDVEDFDPFLLLDAFDSTDPEDYVKGFPWHPHRGIETVTYLVSGIIEHGDSLGNKGEILDGDCQWMTAGSGIIHQEMPKPAERMLGVQLWLNLPAKDKMTDPRYGDIRSENVPIVTEEGARIKVIAGSYKESTGAFEGRYVKATYLDVLLDAGKEWSYKSEDGSTLFIYILLGSGSFDPGQPEVIENKRAVLFGEGEQFWIKAGTEGIRFLLLSGKPLKEPIAWGGPIVMNTNEELELAFRELREDSFVKSDGG, encoded by the coding sequence ATGAGCAGAATACGGAAAATCAGCAAGATCGTGACGGGGAGAGCTGCCGTTGATGGGGCCGGAGTAAAACTCGTTAGGGTTTTGGGTCATAGAGACGTTGAAGACTTTGATCCCTTTCTTCTGCTAGACGCCTTTGATTCCACTGACCCGGAGGACTATGTAAAGGGTTTCCCTTGGCATCCTCATAGGGGTATCGAGACCGTAACTTATCTTGTTAGCGGGATTATCGAACACGGTGACAGCCTTGGTAACAAAGGAGAGATACTAGATGGTGACTGTCAGTGGATGACCGCGGGTTCGGGAATTATCCATCAGGAGATGCCCAAGCCAGCAGAGAGGATGCTTGGGGTTCAGTTGTGGTTGAATCTTCCGGCAAAGGATAAGATGACTGATCCGAGATACGGTGATATAAGAAGTGAAAACGTTCCGATTGTAACTGAAGAAGGCGCAAGAATAAAAGTAATCGCCGGGTCTTACAAGGAATCAACAGGAGCCTTTGAAGGCAGGTACGTGAAGGCCACATATCTTGACGTGTTGCTCGATGCGGGGAAGGAATGGTCATACAAGTCTGAGGATGGATCCACTCTGTTCATATACATTCTGCTTGGCAGTGGAAGTTTTGATCCTGGCCAACCCGAAGTCATCGAGAACAAGCGAGCAGTTCTCTTTGGTGAGGGTGAGCAATTTTGGATCAAAGCAGGGACAGAGGGGATTAGGTTTCTTCTTTTGTCAGGGAAGCCTTTGAAAGAGCCCATTGCATGGGGAGGCCCCATAGTTATGAACACAAATGAGGAACTTGAACTTGCTTTCAGGGAACTACGCGAGGATTCATTCGTCAAGAGCGACGGCGGATAA